The Leifsonia sp. ZF2019 DNA segment GAGGGGATGGACGAGCAGAAATGGACCAGGGTGTCGGCGCGGACCGTGTACGAGGGACGGATGACCATTCGCGAGCACTCCGTCCAGCTGCCCGACAGCACGCCGGGACGCTACGAGGTGGACGAGAGCGTTCCCTACGGGGCCGCGGTCCTGATCCGGGACGGCGGCGACATCCTGCTCAGCCGCCAGTACCGGTTCCCGGTCGACGGGTGGATCCACGACTTGCCGGGTGGCGCGGGGGAGGACGGTGAGCAGCCCGCCGAGGCCGCGCGCCGCGAGGCCGTCGAGGAGCTCGGGATAGTGGTGGGCGACCTGACGCCTCTGCAGACGTTCT contains these protein-coding regions:
- a CDS encoding NUDIX hydrolase, with protein sequence MDEQKWTRVSARTVYEGRMTIREHSVQLPDSTPGRYEVDESVPYGAAVLIRDGGDILLSRQYRFPVDGWIHDLPGGAGEDGEQPAEAARREAVEELGIVVGDLTPLQTFYPNPGRSAWPVHLFFAEAAGTLAPKADDPFEQVRCLRIPIADLASLVDRGEIVDPSLLIAWHTATTRGLLAP